A portion of the Tamandua tetradactyla isolate mTamTet1 chromosome 16, mTamTet1.pri, whole genome shotgun sequence genome contains these proteins:
- the PTH2 gene encoding parathyroid hormone 2 produces METHQVPRTHRVRLLLLLLLLVPWGIRTASGVALPPAGVLGPRTPDRAWGLPGSPASRRSLALADDAAFRERARLLAALERRHWLNSYMRRLLVLDAR; encoded by the exons ATGGAGACCCACCAGGTGCCCAGGACCCACCGGGtgcggctgctgctgctgcttctgctgctTGTGCCCTGGGGCATCCGCACAGCCTCGGGGGTAGCCTTGCCCCCTGCGGGGGTCCTTGG CCCCCGCACCCCGGACCGCGCCTGGGGGCTTCCCGGCAGCCCCGCATCGCGGCGGAGCCTGGCGCTGGCGGACGACGCGGCCTTCCGGGAGCGCGCGCGGCTGCTGGCCGCCCTCGAGCGCCGCCACTGGCTGAACTCGTACATGCGCAGGCTGCTGGTGCTGGACGCCCGCTGA
- the GFY gene encoding Golgi-associated olfactory signaling regulator, with amino-acid sequence MNPFNPTLFLLLFLLAGLGSTAAPSASPSAASDVPGAGPSAVSPRASENSTPYGPNTESPGAVSPQPDKTPQEVSPETPTLDFTEIPKPDPQETPAPGFPETPKPHPFKTSISASPEPSKPNPSEATLPEPSRIPKPDPAETPHQIPSDHPHPNPSGTAHPEFPEIPNPDPTQTPHPESSGIPELNPTEIPATEVHETPNPDPTKTLNPKSLETHDPNTTESPNSEFSQPRHPDPSETLYNPSPTEIPQAEFPTTRYQDTTEIPVTSDPDLSTNLPETPAPSKDEPTTLKEGSVNPKPETLATAQPSPPKLPTSDFPGATELKEPQNPGPKEPSTPPLSARIAEPPNQQPPATPRAPQRRSQSEGVNTIIVVERVEETGVTLVGRPRGATGGALCLFLAGTGLLVGIFLLLCCLYRRAARQRPFAHHRLPDDGDEPVLHLDAPKDPYDLYFYAPDAWVPSHIATKQPPPTPPLPPKLPPPPRAGLPQRLEALSPAALPNNFV; translated from the exons ATGAACCCGTTCAACCCgaccctcttcctcctcctcttcctcctggcCGGGCTGGGCTCCACGGCCGCCCCCTCGGCCTCACCGTCCGCGGCCTCCGACGTCCCGGGAGCAGGCCCGTCCGCTGTTTCCCCGCGCGCTTCTGAAAATTCCACTCCTTACGGGCCCAACACGGAATCCCCGGGGGCCGTTTCTCCTCAGCCGGACAAGACCCCTCAGGAGGTTTCCCCTGAGACTCCTACCCTTGACTTCACTGAGATCCCCAAACCGGACCCCCAGGAAACCCCAGCTCCAGGGTTCCCTGAGACCCCCAAGCCTCACCCATTCAAAACCTCCATCTCAGCATCCCCAGAGCCCTCAAAACCTAACCCCTCCGAGGCAACTCTGCCAGAGCCTTCTCGGATCCCCAAACCTGACCCGGCTGAAACTCCCCACCAAATACCCTCCGACCACCCCCACCCTAATCCCTCCGGAACTGCACACCCAGAATTCCCAGAGATCCCAAACCCCGACCCAACCCAAACTCCACACCCAGAATCCTCTGGGATCCCCGAACTTAATCCCACTGAAATCCCAGCCACAGAAGTCCATGAGACCCCAAATCCTGACCCCACCAAGACCCTCAACCCCAAATCTCTAGAGACCCATGATCCTAACACAACTGAGTCCCCAAACTCTGAATTCTCCCAGCCCCGCCATCCTGACCCCAGTGAAACCCTCTACAACCCCAGCCCCACTGAAATACCCCAAGCAGAATTTCCCACAACCCGCTACCAAGATACAACAGAGATACCCGTGACCTCTGACCCTGACCTCTCCACTAATCTCCCAGAAACACCCGCACCGTCCAAGGATGAACCTACTACCCTAAAGGAGGGGTCCGTGAATCCCAAGCCAGAAACCCTTGCAaccgcccagcccagccccccgAAACTGCCCACCTCAGATTTTCCAGGGGCCACCGAGCTGAAGGAACCCCAGAACCCTGGCCCTAAAGAGCCCAGCACCCCTCCTCTCTCAGCCCGGATTGCAGAGCCTCCTAATCAGCAGCCCCCTGCCACTCCACGGGCCCCCCAGCGGCGCAGCCAGAGTGAGGGAGTGAACACGATCATCGTAGTGGAGCGGGTGGAGGAGACCG GTGTGACTCTGGTGGGGCGCCCGCGGGGCGCGACGGGCGGGGCGCTGTGCCTCTTCCTCGCGGGGACCGGGCTGCTGGTTGGCATTTTCCTGCTGCTGTGTTGTCTGTACCGGCGGGCGGCTCGCCAGCGGCCCTTCGCGCACCACAGGCTCCCAGACGACGGGGATGAACCAG TACTGCACCTGGACGCCCCTAAGGACCCCTACGACCTCTACTTCTATGCGCCGGACGCCTGGGTCCCTTCGCACATCGCCACCAAGCAACCGCCGCCCACGCCCCCGCTGCCGCCCAAGCTGCCCCCGCCGCCCCGCGCGGGGCTCCCGCAGCGCCTGGAGGCGCTCTCCCCCGCCGCCCTCCCCAATAACTTCGTGTGA